In one Lolium rigidum isolate FL_2022 chromosome 3, APGP_CSIRO_Lrig_0.1, whole genome shotgun sequence genomic region, the following are encoded:
- the LOC124694353 gene encoding cortical cell-delineating protein-like — protein sequence MAPSKLALFLALNLLLLAAVAHGCTPYCPTPPIIPPPVVPTPSSTSHCSIGTLKLQVCAKVLNLVKLKLGVPANEQCCPLLEGLADLDAAVCLCTAIKANVLGIKLNVPVDLTLLLNKCGKTCPENFTCPI from the coding sequence ATGGCGCCCTCTAAGCTGGCCCTCTTCCTGGCCCTGAACCTGCTCCTCCTGGCCGCCGTTGCCCACGGCTGCACCCCGTACTGCCCCACCCCACCAATCATCCCACCGCCGGTGGTGCCGACGCCCAGCTCCACCAGCCACTGCTCGATCGGCACGCTTAAGCTCCAGGTGTGCGCCAAGGTGCTGAACCTGGTGAAGCTGAAGCTGGGCGTGCCGGCGAACGAGCAGTGCTGCCCGCTGCTGGAAGGGCTCGCCGACCTGGACGCCGCAGTGTGCCTGTGCACCGCCATCAAGGCCAACGTCCTCGGGATCAAGCTCAACGTCCCCGTCGACCTCACCCTCCTCCTCAACAAGTGCGGCAAGACCTGCCCCGAAAACTTCACCTGCCCCATCTGA